Proteins from one Muntiacus reevesi chromosome X, mMunRee1.1, whole genome shotgun sequence genomic window:
- the LOC136153489 gene encoding melanoma-associated antigen 10-like, translated as MSERSKPEEDLQDPGEAQGPVEVPLLEAEVGESASHLASYALASSSANVEALPQEILDRMMANLMKFLLLKYRAKKMTSQAEILNKVLRDNQGHFPVVFSEVSECLQLVFGVDVKEMDPAEHTYILVPTLGLTCDEMLSDGEGLPKAGFLVLVLSVIMRCGDPAPEEAVWGALSRMGVYVGREHCVFGEPRELLTQVWVQEGYLRYQQLPDSYPARYEFLWGPRAYVETSKWHVMSFTLRVKERALGAFPFMPAEDSREEE; from the coding sequence ATGAGTGAGCGCAGCAAACCCGaggaagatcttcaggacccaggcgaGGCCCAAGGCCCTGTCGAGGTGCCACTCTTGGAAGCTGAGGTGGGGGAGTCCGCATCCCACTTAGCCTCCTATGCCCTAGCATCGTCCTCAGCTAAtgtggaggccttgccccaaGAAATTCTGGATAGGATGATGGCTAACctgatgaagttcctgctcctCAAGTATCGAGCCAAGAAGATGACCTCCCAGGCGGAAATTCTGAAtaaggtcctcagggataaccagggGCACTTCCCGGTGGTCTTCAGTGAAGTTTCAGAGTGCCTGCAGCTGGTCTTTGGCGTGGATGTGAAGGAGATGGACCCAGCGGAGCACACCTACATCTTggttcccaccctgggcctcacctgtgaTGAGATGCTGAGCGATGGGGAGGGCCTGCCCAAGGCCGGCTTCTTGGTGCTGGTCCTCAGCGTGATCATGCGGTGTGGAGATCCGGCCCCTGAGGAGGCggtctggggagcactcagcaggatgggggtgtaTGTTGGGAGGGAGCACTgtgtctttggggagcccagggagcttctgacccaagtgtgggtgcaGGAGGGATACTTGAGGTACCAGCAGTTGCCTGACAGCTACCCGGCTCgttatgagttcctgtggggtccccgggcgtatgtggagaccagcaagtggcacgTCATGTCATTTACGCTCAGGGTCAAGGAAAGGGCTTTGGGGGCATTCCCATTCATGCCTGCAGAGGATTcgagggaggaggaatag